GGATCACTGATCATGACCCTGCTCGGACAGCTTGGACTAAAGTTACATAACTTGGTACGAAGCCCATCTTTGAGGTCAATGATTTCAGTCTCATTTGTTTGTAATTCTAGGAttgtttttgtctttattctttGACTCGTCTCACTCAGATGAAAGGAGAATACCGCTTCAATGATACAATTGAAAAAggacaaaattcaaaattctgaAGTAATAATCCGAGAGAGTAgttgacaaatatttttttccctctgaTTTTTCTCTCAACTCTTGAAAAACAGTGGTTTACAGCTAAATTAGTTGGGATTCTGGGAAAAGATCAAAGAACAGTGAAAAGTTTGATAATTGGATTGCGTTTTAGTTCAAGTTTGTCATAACTATACACATGTTCAGTTGAGTTCTTCAACAACATTGCGTAATAAgttaataacataaataaataaacaagagaAACAAGGAATTTCATAGAAAGCAAACATACCTTCTTGCAACGGATGAAAGTAATGAGCTGCTAACCATGGCTTCCTCTCTCAGGCCAATCTAGAAAAGAAGATGAAGCAATGTTGGGATGATGATCGAGTTAACTCGGTCTACTTATAGACTTTTTACCTATTGGAAGAGTACTGGTTCAATTAGGAAAACaaacctttaaaaaattaatgattcttgttttgaaaattgaaagtgTAATTGTCTAAAGCACAAAGTTAATGATCATCGATCGTATATATTGTCGTGCCTACAATCAAATGAAGTTGACTCGGAAACCTGAATCCACTCCACACCACAATCAAGCCAAGTAACGGTCATAAATGAGTGGCAATTACAATACTCTCTCATAAAGAATCCCCTTGAGATCGGTGAAGTATTTAAATAAAACTGGTGACCAATTCTTGGCTGCAATTATGAGACTGTCTCCTATTCAAAACCGTGTAAGTAATATGTGAATTTTTAtactatataatatttattaaaatttcaaacttttaaatttatgatattttttaaaccatCGATTCCAAAATTATACTTTATtcagattatttttatttaaattttaaatataataaattaaaaaatatatttttttttgaattattatattttaaaagatattttttaaaattaattattgattttttttttttaaagttcgAGCAATCTTTGTGCCTTCCATTGAACTTCTATGGTATGGGGTGGGAGACAGATAATCAACGCCATTTGAATATAGGCTAACTTTTTTAGTGACTTCATGTCGCCATCTGTTCGAAACAGAGggtctttaattatttattttcgtgtattaaagacaaaaatgaataaacaaataaataaggtcAACTATGTGCTGCGATACAAAGACCATACTTTGTCGAAAGCAAGTGGATATTAAACTAGGGGCTGCCCAAGCTTATGGTTCGACATGGCTCCAACCATCCACCTaagattaataaattttcatcatttggcTTAGTTTAACCATAAACCTAATCTTATTTAGTATtgctttatttacttttatttcccTTCAAAGAATATCAAAcaataaattgtttatttttatcaatatgtTAATATTATTCTCTATTAAATAAACAATCTTCATACTTATGAAGACAaataattgtttgtttttatttcatataaattaatatgaaaatattttaaaattaatcatgtaaaaatgtaatttaacatattttcaaatatattaaaaatagaaaaaattatcatgttattattttatatagttAAGACaaggtatttgaaaaaaaataataataacaaattgaaaaaaaaaaagtaatatatcaTATTTCCATATAttccaaaataccaaaattagctataataacaaaaatattacataGATGGATTTTATAATTAGTTTGAAAATAGATGATCATTATTTTgaattggtaaaaaaaatattgtttaaaatttttaagataaatttcCTACTTAGTTTGCAATTTCAGGAATTAAAAACATTGTTAGAGTTTGGTGACCCAAATTCCATTTGATTCAACCCGAAAAGCTTGCAGTGTGATATATGTGGTGAAGCTAAATTGGTCCGATCCCGTAGCCTACCATTGACCCCATTGGAGGTGTGAGGGCAAACCCCCGTGATATGGACTTACTTTATTAATTACTCTCCCACATATGTATATGTGATGATGTATAAGATTTAGGGTTATGATGTTTATACTTATGTAATAAAAGCTTGCATCTCTTCCCTCCTGTACCAATTTTTGATAATGGATTTTCTTTTGCCTCTATCAGTGATTTTTTTCGTCtagggttttccacataaacatgtgtatttttattctattttttttcttattaactaTTCTCATTATTTCGTAGCAAAcataaatcttaattttttatattttaaaattaataaaagttatttattattataaatgaattacattttgattttctaatttaagaaattttatatgaattgatagtattttatttattttggttttattgtCTTTTAAGGGTATTGCTTTTGTTTTCCAATGAAAAATCAACAGAAAGTTATgaagtttaattttattgaaaaaatagatGAGTCGTGAGACAAAAAAGGTGGTCACATGTGGTTgaatatttatttcaatttaaaaaaattgtaaattcataTTATACTAATTTCTTATCCAAATCAATTGCTCTTATATCCTTGgtttcttttttcaataaaaaatcttcaaaaaaatttagatcTAAATTATTATAAGAAGCAAGAGGGGAAATGGTAAAgaatataaacataataaaacccataaaaataatacttttagaagcaagagaaattattattttagaggaattactaatttttcgataaattaatatttaataattaaagagAGCATTATGTTTCAATTACAATGAAAGGCttataaatccaaaaataatgaatatgatTAAAAGTTAATGGATAGAAGGTTAAGTGTAATATCCTACATCaaataggggagaaagtttCTGGTGTTATATAAGTATAGATTGTTCTTAACCATATAGACGCGTTTCAAAGCTGTGAGGGTCCCTTTAGGTCCaaaacggacaatatctacatgttGGATGCGCtttgttacaaatggtatcataGTCGATCATCGACCTtgatgtgggggtttgtttggtccTGTGAGgggtatttgtttgtttgacccTATAATCCCATAGGGCACAATAAAGACATTGTGTTTGTAGGAAAGGTGTTTGTAATATCCCATATTGGATAGGAGAGAAAGTTTATGGTGGTATATAAGTATAAATTCCTTTTAACTATGTAGAaacattttaaaaccatgaggactcctttgggcccaaagcagacaatatctacatggttagaTGTGAGtcgttacaattttttttatgatatttcacATTGGATAGAGGAGAAAGTTCTTTATGCTATATAAGTATAGACTCATCTTAATTATGATgacacattttaaagtcgtgagagcTCCTTTAGACCTAGactggacaatatctacacaattggATCTgatacaaatggtattagagtcaaTCATCGACCCCTGTCTGGGAGGTTTGTTTGGCCTTGTaaaggggtgtttgtctatttgaaTAGAGAATCTCATAGAAAGATATAAACCCCTTCACActccaaaataatttattttaggtGTGGAAAAGTAGGACACTTTAAGAAATATTGTATGgttaagaagaaaatcaataatttaaatatctcAAATAAGTTAAAAGACATGATATGTGAACTAATGTTAAACACCTCAAAGTCTGAATCTATGATTGAGTCAAATAATCAAGATGACATAAACCAACTTCAAGACACTAAAGAAACTTCAAGTCAAACATTAAGTGATCAAGAAGAATGCATTAAGGGCAACTGTGATTCCCAACCTAAGACTATAAATGACATAAGTTAGGAGTAGGAGTTAATTCtagatttattaaagaaaatagattATTCTTTAGTCAATCAAGAACTTTATAAGGTCTTTAAGAAATGTGTAcgcaagacaaaaaaataagaaaacagtAAGCCCTAATAATCTAAATGAAATCTTAACAAGATTTGATAAGAAATTGCCCAAAGATATAACCATTAAGGATCTTCAAGAAGAAATAAGACAATATAAGACAGAAGTACAGGAATTAAGACAGTTCACAACCTTAGGTTTAATAGACCTCCAAGATCATATCAATAAGATTTTAAGTAACCAAGAAATTCAAGATGAGATCCCAGAATCTTCCAAAGCTAATGAAGAAGTGATAGATTCATACTTGAATACAATAAATAAGGTTATTTTCTAGAAGTGAGAAGTCTTTTTAACCATTGTAATCAAGGATAAGTTTGTTATTAATACCATTGCcttgattgattcaggagcaTCTATGAATTGCATTCAAGAAGACTTAATACCAACAAGATTCTATGAAAAGACTAACCAAGTCCTTTTTAGAGCTAGTGGTACAAGActtatgattaattaaaaattttacaatgCACATATTTGTAATCAAGGGATATGTATTAGGCAAACCTTAATCTTGGTTCGAGATTTAAAGGAAAAAGTAATCCTTGGAGTACCTTTTTGAAACACTATCTATCTTATTATAGTAGATAATCAAGGAACAAAACTCCTAGATGAAGAAATTCTCTTTGAGTTTGCTAATCCGCCTaatgaaagaaatataaacGAGTCAAGAGATCAAGCTATTGAGGCCaaagaaaatcatattaatTCATTAAGTCAAGAAATCAGTTCTAAGAAAATTGAAGACCAATTGGAAGTCAAGAAAACTCAAGATGCCATAGAAAgatttaagaaaagaataacCAATAAATTTTGCTTAAACATTCTTAATGCATTTTGGCATAGGAAGTAGTATGAGGTAGAATTACCTTATGACCTAGGATTTAATGAGAAAAACATTGCCATTAAAGCAAGAGTAATTCAGATGAATAAAGAATTGTTAACATATTGTGAAAATGAGATTCAAGATCTTGTTGATAAGAATTTAATAAGGAAATCTAAGTTCCCTTGGAGTTGTTCAACcttctatgtttttttaaaaaaaaaaaaaaacaacaacaaacaaacaatagaACTAGAAAAAGGAACACCAAGGTTTGTAATCAATTACAAGTTGTTTAATGATTCTTTAAGATGGATTAGATATCCTATTCCAAATAAGAAAGACTTTTTCTAGAGGTTAGTTAAGTCCAATATATTCTCTAAGTTTGACatgaaatcaggattttggcaaatccaaATTGCTAAGAAAGATAGATGTAAGACAACCTTTGTTGTACCCTTTGGAcattatgaatggaacataACTCCCTTTAGACTTCAAAATGTCTCTTCAAAATTCTAGAACATTATGAATGAAATgtttaatcaattttcaaatttcatcatcgtccacattgatgatgttttgGTGTATTCTACTTCTGTTGGAAAACACTAGAAACATCTCAATTGGTTCATCCAGAtcgttaaggaaaatgatttaagtTTAACTTCCTAAGATCAATCTTTTTCAGACTAAGATAAGATTCTTAGGTCATCATATTTACCAAGGAACCATAACTCCTATTCAAAAGTCAATCCAATTTGCCCATAAGTTTCCTGATGAGATTAAGGATAAGAAACAATTGCAACATTTCTTAAGAAGCCTAAATTATATGTTAGAATTCCTTAAGGATATAAGTTAGTTATGTGCCCTATTAAGACAAAGACTTAAGAAAAACCATGTTCCATGGAATGATAAACACACTAAAATTGTTAGAATTATTAAGTCTAGTGTTAAGACTCTACCATGTCTAGCCTTAATTGACCCTAAAGCCTTTAAAATTGTTTAGACAGATGCTTCAGATATAGGTTATGGTGGGATTCTTAAGCAAAATGATGGTAATTAGGAAAGACTGGTTAGGTTTAATTCAGGAACTTGGAATAAAGCCCAACTTAACTATAGTACCAtcaaaaaagagattttaagtATTGTTttatacatttcaaaatttcaagatgataTTTTAAATCAAGAATTTTTGTTAAGAGTTTATTactaatcaacaaaatcaattttgcaaaagaatgttaaaaatatagctTCTAAGCATATTCTTGCAAGATGGCAAgctattttaagtaattttgatttccaaattgaGTATATCAAAGGAGAAAATAATTCGATTCCTTATTTCCTAACTCTTGAATTTTGTAGGATTCATAGGATCATGGTCCCTAAAAAGGCTAACCAATCCTTTAAGTTTTCTACTAAACCACCAAAATCTCAATCCTCCAAGAACAATCAAGTTTTATCTCCTAAAAAACTCCTTTAGGAGTCAACAAGTTGaacaagaggaaaaagaaataagacattgtcctttttctatttcttcttcctGCGGCCCTATTCCAACCATTTCCAATAAAATGATGTCTCTTTATTATGAATCTTTGAATAATTCAAAACCCATTAAGGCTACACATCTCCTAGTAATTTCAAGTCTCAGACCTTTAAGCAAGTCCGTCTCATGAGAAATAGGCTTCAAGTTCCTCTTTTTCAAGAAAACAAGTTGTGGTGGTTGTCAACCCCACACCACTTCCTTTAAAATCACCTTATTGGCATAAGGATCTCATTCAACCCATTATGGTTATTAAGAAAGAGTTTTTTAATGTAAATCCCAAAGAAATAGCCACAAatgtttttcatgaaaattttcattattcctCTAGtgatcttttaaaaacaaaggaatTTTATGAACAAATCCTTGTGGATATtggttttattaaaataaaacataatttggATAAGTTTAGCAACTTGGAGTTGACATACTCTACTTGCCATATTTACAAGATTCTCACAGTTAAGCAATGAGAGTGGAAACCCTAATCTCTCGAGGGaattttccaaacttttaaGACCAAGATTTTATAAACTATTGGGATTACTAGAGAGTCTGGTTTAATGTTTTTCTCATCCAAAATAAGGAtttccatcattcatggatgttctatttcTAGTCCAAACAccaactttctttttctttatagttCCACAATTGGTGGATTTATTTTGGCACTACTATTAAGATTCTCCTAAAACCTATTCATGATGGTTGGAATTATTTAAGAAATCCTTTGCTACCCCTAAAGACCTTTCagatttcttccattttttaatcttttttagtGAATTTTCCCTTGCCTGGACAGTCCAGTGGGACTATATCATAATGGAAAATGAATCTACAATTTTTTCATCTCTTGGAAAATCTTTTAAGACTAAGTGGTGGGATGCTTTAAAAAATGATGCTTTTGTGCAAACCGTCCAATAGTATTTTCTTAAGCATCCATCACAAGCTTCAACATCTGATGACATGTCCCAGTTTCTTATTAAGAAAAAGCAACTTCAAGCTATGCTTGCTGCAGCCAAGACTCCTCAAGAATTCCATAAAATCCTAGAAATGAGCAACTCAAGTTTTTCTCAAGATGACGGTGGTGCTGAATCAAATGATTCCTTCTAACTATCTCGCGGATAATGGAGATGATTGTGAAGGCATCCTCTTTCCCATCCAAATATCAAGATAATTAAGTTGTCACATCATTGAAAGCAAGTATTACGTCAAGATTGCAATGAGTAAGCTGTCAGCCCAAGATTCTTCATCAACAACTTTAAGTCAAGTTGCACTAAAAGCATATTGGTCTCCCAACATGTGATGCTACAATTAAGATTCTAGTCAAATTAGTTAGAAAGTGCATAGTAAAAAGCAAAGATTAGGCCACAAATGTCAAAAGTGCTACAGTCAAAAGTCAAAATTCAAAAGTGCTATagtaaaagtcatttttattgTTCACTATTCCCTATCACGGGTGCTTACTATTCATGCCAAAAGTCGGAAAGTCAACAGTGACTCAATAATTGCTTTATACTatttaagattattattttacctatttaAGGAAGCTCAATCCTTAATTGTAAGCATCACTAATTTTCCACCTCTCAACCTCCACCTTAAGTTCTCAAttatctcttctttctctctcaaaatGTAAGCCTACAAGTTCaagctttcttttcttcttccttatctTTCCTATCCATTACAAGTTATCTCTccttaatatatgtatattttcaagtttatgTAATATATGAATTTCAAGTTTTAAGTCcctttatttaaatttcttcatGATTTAATATCTCTGTGTTTATTTCCAATTTCTCTTAACTTATTTTGAGTTTTTGCATAATTTatcatttcatttcatattaCCTCGCCTTGGGTGGTgcatggtatcaaagccctcAACCTAAAAAGGTTTAGGCATGACACATGTGGGAACTCTTACCCATGACTTAGAGGTCATTAGAGCAAAGTGGGGCTCTCCGCCCACTGGAAACAACAATGCTTGTTACGTGTGTTACCTAAGACTCTAGTAGGTACTTTTCGCTTCTCTTGACATTTCTCCATCTCTATGGTTGTATGGATAGCTAGGTTTAGAGCCCAGCAGAGTTGGAGTTGTAATAGTCCTAGGGTGGtgcatggtatcagagccacgaGAAAGGAAATTGGGTAACTTGATCATCCTACTCTAAGCTTATGGTTTGTTTAAGTGTCTTAATGGTGtaatatgagaaaaaattaaaggttattttcttataaatttcttgaaagGGCATCCTTAAGTCCAAACGGCATTACGTTCCCCTTATAATGTCCAAAGGGTACAACAAAGGATATCTTATATCTATCTTTCTCAACAATCTGGATTTGCCAAAATCTTGATTTCATGTCGAACTTAGAGAATATCTTAGACTTAGCTAACCTTTGGAAAGGTCTTTCTTATTTGGAATAGGATATCTaatccattttattttaaatatcttcaTGATTTAATATCTTTGTGTTTATTTCCAATTtctcttaatttattttgagtttttgcATCATTTATCCTTTCATTACATATTACCTCGTCCTGGGTGGTGCATAAGACTCTATTATTTGAGCAATTCAAGCAGGATTAAATGATCGTCCTGCTTACTTCTAATGTTTCCCTAACTTCATAGTAAGATTAAGAGATGTCGACATCCTTGATTCGGTTATTCTCCATGTTAAGACCCATGGATTTAAGTCAAGGAAGGAAACAGTCCAGATTCCATTATCATAAGATTTTCTTACAAAAGCATGACCACCAATGTAGGATATGGAGCATTGTGCACCAGTCCTAAGGGAGAAACTATACTCTTCCATTCAAACACACTGCATAAGTCCAACTTCATCATTCCTAAGAGAATTTTGTGGAATGAGGTTGAGTTATAATCTTGGAATGGCAGAAAATTGATGATGAAGGTCATGGAGATACGTTGAGATGAACACTAGATGATTACTCATTGAGGTTTGTAAATCTGCAAATAGGTTCTAGATTAAGAActtaaaatgagttcaattttgaaatatatgtcTAGGAAATCCATAGACCCCCAAGAATCCTCTACCCTAGGAGTCCTTACTGGGATAGATGAGCATGATGACCTCAAAACACTTCATAGGTGACCCAtcctatatatacatataaaattaaaaattgttttaattaattatttatttttatttttctcttttttaatacatcaaataaaaaagttatttttcaaagagagagtgagagaaagagagcacTCCACAACTCATATTAGGGCCAAGAATGAAAAATTGGTTAATATAAATTGCATGTCCTTTCATCAACTCAAATTAGATTTATTGATCAAATATATGGATTTGGGATAAAAGTAAATCGCTGACGAGAGggtttgagaatattttttttaaaccaaatggTATTTGTGTATTATCTTATTCTGTCCTGCCTTATCcaattatatatagagagagagagaattaaataaaaaattatttttatttttcctttttttaaataaaaaaaattatttttcagagagagagaaagagcgCTCTACAGCTCAGATTAGGGTAAAGAATGAGAAAAGGGTTACTCCGATTTTGTAACCACACATACATTGCATATCCTTTGATCAACTTAAATTAGATTTATTGATCAAATATATTGAAAGGTGTTGCAATGGTGACACCACCATCGATAACAAGATTGTTTCCACTTACATATTTCGAATCATCACTTCCCAAATAAAGAACAGCTTCTGCCACATCTTGAGGCATAAGAGCTACCCCTTTGAGGTTAGAATAAACATCTTCAAGGGGATCATCATCTTCTGAATTCAAGAATTTCCTTGACATGGGAGTTGGAACTACGTAAGGTGACACACAATTAACTCGAATCCCAAACTTCCCAAGCTCTACTGCAGTGTTCCTGGTTAGCCCCAGTATGGCATGCTTCGAACTTACATAGGAATGTGTGCAAATCCCGCCAACCACTGAACAAACGCTAGCTGAATTGATTACGCATCCGCGGCCAGCTGGTACCATTACACGAGCTGCATGTTTGGTGCCCAAGAATGCCCCCAAGACATTAACACGCATTGTATTCTCAAATTCTGCGACATCGTTGTccaatatattaattattttgggtCCTAAAATACCAGCATTGTTGAACATGATGTCAAGCTTTCCATGCTTAGCAACCGCCTCGTCGATGGCATTGCTCACATCCAGTTCTTTAGTGACATCACAGTGGATGAAGGAAGCAGAAGAGGGGCCGAGGTCCCTGCAAATGAGGTGACCTTTTTCATCTTGAATGTCAGCGATGAGGACTTTGGCACCATGTTGAGAGAATAGCTTTGCAGTACAAGATCCAATACCCCCAGCACCGCCTGTAATCAAAGCCACCTTTCCTTCCAATCTAGGCATTCACAAGCAATGAAGTTAGCACCAAGTAGCTGTAAACAAGTCATCATAATTATCTACTCAGCAGAAATGTTTTGTTCAATGAgctaatttgaatttgaatttgaatttgaatttgaatactTCCTACCCTATTAATTCACGGTTCTGATTCATTACAACCTTTGAGATCAAACTTTTGAGATCTCACTTATTTTCAATTCTGGGATTTTTGCTTTTTCCTCTGAGTTAGTGTAGACTTTCTCGAATGTAAGGACAGTACCGACTTCGAAGATACAATTGAAAATAGATTTAACTTCCCAAAATAAACTATGAAGCAAATGTTCAGGGAGTATAAAATTTCCTTTAAGACCTGTTCACTGCCCTTACtttgttggaagaaaaataacttGGAAAGTTAGGGAAGGCAAAAGTCCTACTGACCATATCAGACAACCTCTATTGTTTGGGAGGAAAAACTGATAAAATATCGGTGCATGTGGTTCCAAACATGTAACAGTTACATTCTGATTCCGTTTACCTTGGGGTTTAGTCTAATTTTCACTATATTCGTATGGATATCAATCAAGCTGGATgaaaacaaattcaattttatccAAATCTAAACCGTACTACAGATACCCACACCACCTTTACTTTATTCCTTCAACTGAAGTATGTGGATTGCCTACTAAAGATCaagaatgaataaattattaaacaagagAACCAAGGATTcgtatagaaaataattcactCACAGAATGAAACAATCCTGCGAACATACCTTCTTGCAACAGCTGAAAGCAATGAGCTGCTAACCATGGCTTCCCCTCAGGATAGAATCTTTGAGAAAAGCAATTTTGGAATGATGGTGAGACTTCTTTTTCATTGGAAGAGTAATATTCCAAGGATAAGCCATATTTGAATGGTGCAGTGTTTGAAATATCGAAAATTTTCGGCGATATTTCTCCGAAATTTCGCTTATCGGCCGGCCCCGACCCGATATTCGTCACCGATTATCGGTCGACAGAAATTTCGGTACCTTTTCGGAAATATCACCGATATTTCGGTATTTATCGGCattttaccgatttttcgggaaatttcccgatatttcctagtaatctgatcatgatttgcaggcaaaggttgtgttcTTCAGCCTAGCttaaaaatcgtggatttagggttcgtgaaatttaaatacAGTGGCATAAAAGCAAAGaaacccctagaacagatccagaaaacacagggagcaaaaagaaaaaaaaaagcaattttttttatcttccttgggctttttgcatggattttctcggaaatcaaacgaggatgaattttcccggaaatcaactgggggatggattttcttgggaatcaaacgggggtcgcaaaaaaattaaaaattaataccatgattagattagtacctgcgaggattgagagtggcagaggaaaatctGGCCTTTTgagggattctctcgtctggagggcaacttcagagaagggcttcttgatgccttGAGTGAGTTAAGTGGGTGGCCCTCTTGAGTTCTAGATTtagtcaaaaaaaaaactaatcatgactcatgagaacaattttcctccacataaataattattaattatccatcttaatttttattaaatcaaaaccgTTGCTTGGCTTCAATCCCTGTTACCATTGGATTATGATACtctttgataatatatatttaatttaaatatgttaaggtgcatcattaaaaaatatataattctaattattttattttaaatatatttaattaattaataaaaatataaaaatcaatattataatttttttaataagtcttttttatattatttatataataattaaatataaaaaatataactattaaaaaaatcatatatgtaacatcatttatttcacactattaaatatatttgaattaaataaattataattttaatattaaatgtatcataatttatgtcattaatcttattttaaaaaattactattacttcacttttaaattttatatatctatccatttaattttgaatgtttttttaaatattaaaaatataaatttatttaaaaaaaactaaaatatatataataatgataataataaaattttaatattttataaatgaaaattaatttgataagataaataataaattatatattaagaccGATATATcattacatatataaatatattttttttatagtaatattttttcaattacatttataaaataattttaaaatgtgaattttttatttattttataatttttttatatatattttttttaaatattttaataaattttaaataatttttagatattttgaaTGATATTGAAGGAATCACGTCGATGGCGAAGGTGCATTGGATGGGTAGTGAAAGCTGTGATCGTAGTGAACCTCCGTGaatacttttctttatttatttgaacATGAGTAAAAGCAAGTCTCGGTCCTTGTAATGCACCAAAATTCAATCCTAGGGATAAAAACgtaactttaaaattaaataatgataataataaagtaaaataagagAGTTATACAACTgtataaataagatttaaacaccGTAAATATACATAAACagttaaaaatttgaaagtgtaggatttaaagatcaatttttttcaaataaaaaattaactctTTTATTATAGATACgttaattcattttgaataatttaaaaattattttaaaatctatatcTAAATTGgaattgattgatttgttttttgaaataaaaaaaaaattagaaatatatgcTTATAGGTGAAGGTGACTATACCCCATTGACGTTTGTTAGGGGTAATGCCTATTAATAATGCTCTATTAGCTATGGGATTTAATTTAGATTTCTTC
The sequence above is drawn from the Vitis riparia cultivar Riparia Gloire de Montpellier isolate 1030 chromosome 6, EGFV_Vit.rip_1.0, whole genome shotgun sequence genome and encodes:
- the LOC117915584 gene encoding secoisolariciresinol dehydrogenase-like — protein: MVSSSLLSAVARRLEGKVALITGGAGGIGSCTAKLFSQHGAKVLIADIQDEKGHLICRDLGPSSASFIHCDVTKELDVSNAIDEAVAKHGKLDIMFNNAGILGPKIINILDNDVAEFENTMRVNVLGAFLGTKHAARVMVPAGRGCVINSASVCSVVGGICTHSYVSSKHAILGLTRNTAVELGKFGIRVNCVSPYVVPTPMSRKFLNSEDDDPLEDVYSNLKGVALMPQDVAEAVLYLGSDDSKYVSGNNLVIDGGVTIATPFNIFDQ